A region from the Desulfoglaeba alkanexedens ALDC genome encodes:
- a CDS encoding cysteine hydrolase family protein, which produces MDRKAILVIDMLNDFLDPQGALYCGERARAIIPAVRQWVDAFSERGDAVIYLQDAHLPDDSEFDLFPPHAVKGTWGSRIIPELEPPAGAVTIEKTRYSGFYGTCLEEVLARFGPAQVWVTGVCTSICVMDTVGGLRNRDYPVVVPRGGVADFDPEFHDFSLRRMERIYGATLA; this is translated from the coding sequence ATGGACCGGAAGGCGATACTCGTGATCGACATGTTGAACGACTTCCTGGACCCTCAGGGAGCGCTTTACTGCGGTGAGAGAGCGCGGGCCATTATTCCTGCGGTGCGGCAATGGGTGGACGCCTTCAGCGAGCGAGGCGATGCCGTGATTTACCTCCAGGACGCCCACCTCCCGGATGATTCCGAGTTCGATCTGTTTCCGCCGCACGCGGTCAAGGGGACGTGGGGAAGCCGGATCATCCCGGAACTGGAACCCCCCGCCGGCGCCGTCACCATCGAAAAGACGCGCTACAGCGGATTTTACGGCACCTGCCTGGAGGAGGTGCTCGCCCGATTCGGCCCCGCGCAAGTGTGGGTCACCGGGGTGTGCACCTCCATTTGTGTCATGGATACCGTGGGAGGACTGCGAAACCGGGACTACCCGGTGGTCGTCCCGAGAGGCGGCGTTGCGGATTTCGATCCGGAATTCCATGACTTCTCGCTCAGGCGGATGGAACGGATTTACGGGGCGACCCTGGCCTGA
- a CDS encoding DUF3842 family protein, with protein MKRIAVIDGQGGGIGSAVIRKIKEIYGESLEVWALGTNAVATAHMMKARANRGATGEHAIVHCAGRVDLVIGPIAILLPYAMMGEITPRMVEALGASPAFKLLIPLTQEPVLVVGAAREPLPHLVDQLVYEYLPRKLGLETDAS; from the coding sequence GTGAAGCGCATCGCTGTCATCGACGGCCAGGGCGGCGGCATCGGCAGTGCTGTGATTCGCAAAATCAAGGAGATTTACGGGGAATCCCTGGAGGTGTGGGCCCTTGGAACCAATGCCGTGGCCACGGCCCATATGATGAAGGCTCGAGCCAATCGAGGTGCAACCGGCGAACACGCCATCGTTCATTGCGCCGGCCGCGTCGACCTGGTGATCGGTCCCATAGCCATTCTGCTGCCATACGCCATGATGGGCGAAATCACGCCGCGCATGGTGGAAGCTCTCGGGGCTTCCCCCGCCTTCAAGCTCCTGATCCCGCTCACCCAAGAACCCGTTCTGGTGGTCGGAGCGGCGCGAGAACCGCTCCCACACCTGGTGGATCAACTGGTTTATGAGTACCTGCCCCGCAAACTGGGCCTGGAGACCGATGCATCATGA
- the cobU gene encoding bifunctional adenosylcobinamide kinase/adenosylcobinamide-phosphate guanylyltransferase has protein sequence MTRPFPFDGPHLVLGGARSGKSRYAESLIAALPPPYVYVATAEIRDREMADRVAEHRSRRGDQWITIECPLELLQTLRRQCPAAHPVLVDCLTLWISNLLLDYGEAEALRHVDRLCELIPSLPFPLVLVSNEVGTGIVPENATARVFRDLAGRTNQRIAAACRSVSYLVAGIPLTIKESGGPFTAPEVPRPESGAPGTSR, from the coding sequence ATGACCCGTCCCTTTCCATTCGACGGCCCACACCTGGTCCTGGGCGGCGCACGCAGCGGCAAGAGCCGCTACGCGGAAAGCCTGATCGCCGCCCTTCCTCCGCCTTACGTCTATGTGGCCACAGCCGAAATCCGCGACCGTGAAATGGCGGATCGTGTCGCAGAACACCGAAGCCGTCGTGGCGATCAATGGATCACCATCGAATGTCCCTTGGAACTTCTCCAGACCCTTCGCCGGCAGTGCCCCGCAGCCCACCCCGTGCTGGTGGACTGTCTCACGCTCTGGATCAGCAACCTTCTCCTCGACTACGGCGAAGCGGAAGCCCTTCGTCACGTCGATCGGCTCTGCGAGCTGATCCCCTCCCTTCCCTTTCCCCTCGTTCTGGTTTCCAACGAAGTGGGTACCGGCATCGTTCCAGAAAACGCGACAGCCCGCGTCTTCCGTGACCTGGCGGGGAGAACCAATCAGAGGATCGCCGCGGCCTGCAGGAGCGTGTCGTACCTGGTTGCCGGCATCCCGCTGACCATCAAAGAATCCGGCGGGCCGTTCACCGCCCCGGAGGTTCCACGACCCGAATCCGGCGCCCCGGGCACTTCCCGATGA
- the cobS gene encoding adenosylcobinamide-GDP ribazoletransferase has translation MWHRISLALSFLTVLHLPGRSKTPFAEEDLARSFAHFPTVGLLLGLAAALTAALLSPFLPSAVTAVWLLIVSVVLTRGLHLDGLADLADALGGAFDHPTRLDIMKDSRIGTFGAVALMLCLAAKAAAFKSLLDASQLAPFVAIPALSRYAMAMVAFRIPYARASGGLGRPFIEHLSRKELTAAGFVAAPAAFILLGFTAFAHFAAILLIVLFFRRLAIRTLGGVTGDVLGASNEVAETALYTLAAALSPI, from the coding sequence ATGTGGCACCGAATCTCCCTGGCCCTGTCTTTTCTTACCGTGCTTCACCTTCCCGGCCGAAGCAAAACCCCCTTTGCCGAAGAGGATCTCGCCCGATCCTTCGCTCACTTTCCGACCGTCGGCCTTCTCCTCGGACTCGCCGCCGCGCTCACCGCCGCTCTCCTGAGCCCCTTCCTGCCATCGGCCGTGACCGCCGTCTGGCTTCTCATCGTCTCCGTCGTTCTCACCCGCGGCCTTCATCTCGACGGTCTGGCCGATCTCGCAGACGCCTTGGGCGGAGCCTTCGATCATCCCACCCGCCTGGACATCATGAAGGACAGCCGTATAGGCACCTTCGGCGCCGTCGCCCTCATGCTTTGCCTGGCTGCAAAGGCGGCCGCTTTTAAGTCCCTCCTGGATGCATCCCAACTGGCCCCGTTCGTCGCCATACCGGCTCTTTCCCGCTACGCCATGGCCATGGTGGCCTTCCGCATCCCCTACGCCCGTGCATCCGGCGGGCTGGGAAGACCCTTCATCGAACACTTGTCGCGAAAGGAACTCACGGCCGCCGGCTTCGTCGCCGCCCCGGCGGCCTTTATTCTCTTGGGGTTCACGGCCTTTGCGCATTTCGCCGCCATCCTCCTCATCGTCCTTTTCTTCCGAAGGCTTGCGATTCGCACCCTCGGCGGAGTCACCGGTGATGTGCTCGGCGCGTCCAACGAAGTGGCGGAAACCGCACTCTACACCCTTGCCGCCGCCCTTTCACCGATCTGA
- a CDS encoding biotin--[acetyl-CoA-carboxylase] ligase, translating to MTSITQTHARILELFKNAPEAFISGPELASRTGVSRTAVWKAVHALRRLGYEIDSHPRHGYRLVRVPEALIPEEMLPLLQTSWLARTYHHQTTAASTNDLAIQMAARGAPHGTVVAVETQTAGRGRLHRPWLSAAGKGLTFSAVLRPDLSPQAAPQITLVAAAAIAKTLRSIYGLNAAIKWPNDVLIHGKKAVGILTEMQCDPDRVRFLVTGIGINVNETAAELPSRTRYPATSIALELGGPVNRKQLFAVILHSLENEWDRYFSGRFNELLEELEGLSAVLGRRIEVDCSGEVLRGVAQGFTPQGALRILSDDGNETVIWVGDVTQVLTFH from the coding sequence ATGACGTCCATCACCCAAACACACGCCCGAATCCTGGAACTCTTCAAGAACGCACCCGAGGCTTTCATCTCCGGACCCGAACTGGCTTCCCGCACGGGCGTCAGCCGGACGGCCGTTTGGAAGGCCGTGCACGCGCTCCGCCGCCTCGGATACGAAATCGACTCCCATCCCCGGCACGGCTACCGCCTCGTTCGCGTGCCGGAAGCCCTCATCCCCGAAGAAATGCTGCCCCTTCTTCAGACTTCGTGGCTCGCGAGGACTTACCACCACCAGACCACCGCCGCCTCCACCAACGACCTGGCCATCCAAATGGCCGCCCGCGGCGCTCCCCATGGCACGGTGGTCGCCGTCGAAACCCAGACCGCCGGCCGCGGGCGCCTCCACCGGCCATGGCTTTCAGCAGCGGGAAAAGGACTCACCTTCTCCGCCGTTCTGCGCCCCGACCTTTCTCCTCAAGCGGCCCCTCAAATCACCCTGGTTGCCGCGGCGGCGATAGCGAAGACCCTACGCAGCATCTACGGCCTGAACGCCGCCATCAAGTGGCCCAACGATGTGCTCATCCATGGGAAAAAAGCAGTGGGGATCCTCACGGAAATGCAGTGCGACCCGGACCGGGTGCGTTTCCTGGTGACGGGGATTGGTATCAATGTCAACGAAACCGCAGCGGAACTCCCGAGTCGCACCCGCTACCCGGCCACTTCCATCGCCCTGGAACTCGGTGGCCCGGTCAATAGAAAGCAGCTGTTCGCCGTGATCCTCCATTCGCTCGAAAACGAATGGGATCGCTATTTTTCGGGACGGTTCAACGAACTACTGGAAGAACTGGAAGGTCTTTCGGCCGTACTGGGAAGGCGGATCGAAGTCGACTGTTCCGGAGAAGTCCTGCGCGGAGTAGCCCAGGGGTTCACACCTCAGGGAGCGCTCAGGATCCTCTCCGACGACGGAAATGAAACAGTGATTTGGGTGGGAGACGTCACCCAGGTGCTCACTTTCCACTAA
- the dksA gene encoding RNA polymerase-binding protein DksA, which translates to MDQETLAYFKEVLEGRLAELLSEAEKTVTGMTDMEDNFPDPTDRASLESDRNFMLRIRDRERKLIIKIREALQRIEDGTFGICEACGDDISIERLKARPVTTLCIDCKRRQEAVERVREA; encoded by the coding sequence ATGGACCAGGAAACGCTGGCCTATTTCAAGGAAGTCCTGGAAGGGAGGCTTGCGGAGCTTCTTTCGGAGGCGGAAAAGACGGTGACGGGCATGACGGACATGGAAGACAACTTTCCGGATCCCACGGACCGGGCTTCTTTGGAATCGGACCGAAACTTCATGCTTCGAATCCGGGACCGCGAACGCAAATTGATCATCAAAATCCGTGAGGCGCTCCAGCGGATCGAAGACGGCACTTTCGGGATCTGCGAAGCGTGCGGGGATGATATCAGCATCGAGCGGTTGAAGGCGAGGCCGGTGACCACGCTGTGTATCGACTGCAAGAGAAGGCAGGAGGCGGTGGAACGGGTTCGGGAGGCGTGA
- the moaC gene encoding cyclic pyranopterin monophosphate synthase MoaC, with product MTTERQLTHIDDEGRLRMVDVSEKDSTERIARARARMRLSEPTLAAVLDGKVPKGNVFEAARLAGIMGAKRTWELIPLCHPIRLTAVAIDFHVDRSAGMILIEAEVKTCDRTGVEMEALMAVTQAGLTIYDMCKAMDREMCIGDIELTFKSGGRSGTYSRA from the coding sequence ATGACAACGGAAAGGCAACTGACCCATATCGACGATGAAGGCCGGCTCCGAATGGTTGACGTTTCGGAAAAGGACAGCACCGAACGGATAGCCCGGGCCCGGGCTCGAATGCGTCTTTCCGAGCCGACGCTGGCCGCCGTCCTCGACGGCAAAGTCCCCAAGGGAAATGTGTTCGAAGCGGCCCGCCTTGCGGGAATCATGGGGGCGAAGCGGACCTGGGAGTTGATCCCGCTGTGCCATCCGATCCGGTTGACCGCCGTCGCCATAGACTTCCATGTCGACCGAAGCGCCGGGATGATCCTTATCGAGGCCGAGGTCAAGACCTGCGACAGGACGGGTGTGGAGATGGAGGCGCTCATGGCCGTCACTCAGGCCGGCCTCACCATCTACGACATGTGCAAGGCCATGGATCGAGAGATGTGCATCGGTGATATCGAACTGACGTTCAAATCCGGAGGCCGAAGCGGCACCTACAGTCGCGCTTAG
- a CDS encoding DnaJ domain-containing protein, which translates to MTDCLYKILGVSVEASQQEIKAAFRRLAMRWHPDLNPQRPDARERFQCIREAYERLADPARRREYDERRGHGTRRGHARNGGGNGNGAGWSEGFSGFPDEFFESYFGFPRRQPAPCRSVDLRFDLQVPSGNGREGPETICYERVVFCRVCAGAGRKTRGECVACGGRGLVTERRSVSVWIPSTGVHGMRLRIPGAGDHLSPTVPAGDLVLFLQEVDI; encoded by the coding sequence ATGACGGACTGTCTCTACAAAATTCTCGGCGTTTCCGTCGAAGCGAGTCAACAAGAAATTAAGGCGGCGTTTCGACGTCTGGCCATGCGCTGGCATCCGGACCTGAACCCTCAGCGGCCTGACGCCAGGGAAAGGTTCCAATGCATTCGCGAGGCGTATGAGCGGCTGGCGGATCCTGCCAGACGGCGTGAGTACGATGAAAGAAGGGGCCACGGTACGAGACGCGGGCATGCCCGCAATGGAGGCGGTAACGGTAACGGTGCGGGCTGGAGTGAAGGCTTTTCCGGCTTTCCCGATGAGTTCTTCGAAAGCTATTTCGGGTTTCCTCGGCGACAGCCGGCCCCCTGCCGGAGTGTGGACTTGCGGTTTGATCTTCAGGTGCCGAGCGGAAACGGCCGTGAAGGCCCCGAGACCATCTGTTATGAGAGGGTGGTGTTTTGCCGGGTGTGTGCGGGCGCCGGACGCAAGACGCGCGGCGAATGTGTTGCCTGCGGAGGGCGAGGGCTGGTGACCGAACGGCGATCGGTCAGCGTTTGGATCCCATCTACGGGAGTACATGGCATGCGGCTTCGGATTCCCGGTGCCGGCGATCATCTTTCACCTACCGTTCCTGCCGGAGACCTTGTGCTTTTCCTGCAGGAAGTGGATATTTGA
- a CDS encoding YifB family Mg chelatase-like AAA ATPase — protein sequence MVAKTYTLGLLGIDAFLVEVEVDISTGLPSFATVGLPDSIVRESRDRIKAAIQNSGYPFPMDRVTVNLAPAHMKKEGSGFDLPIAAAILAATGLIDAGALQDALLVGELSLDGQVRGIVGTLPMAVEAQRQGRSAFYVPSENVQEAAIVQDLNVYGIQHLSQLVELLAGRLELEPQRFAAGRLLDAPDPDGPDLLDVKGQEHAKRALEVAAAGAHNLLLIGPPGSGKTMLSQRLPSILPPLSFDEALQTSKIYSVAGLLKGRPLVTRRPFRNPHHTISDAGLIGGGHIPRPGEVSLAHNGVLFLDEFPEFRRNILDLLRQPLEDGRVTIARANMTLTYPASFMLVAAMNPCPCGYAGDPNHACRCSEHHIHRYRSRISGPILDRIDLHVEVPAVRYEDLKGSSAGESSEAIRRRVVNARQRQLARLSTEKTFSNAAMTPKQIHRHCRLDEHGLHILEDAIRRLGFSARAYHRILKVSRTIADLEDSEDIRPHHVLEAIQYRSLDRDLF from the coding sequence ATGGTCGCCAAAACCTACACACTCGGACTCCTCGGCATAGACGCCTTCCTGGTGGAAGTCGAGGTGGACATCTCGACCGGCCTTCCGTCCTTCGCCACCGTCGGGTTGCCTGACAGCATCGTCCGGGAAAGCCGGGACCGCATCAAGGCGGCAATTCAAAACAGCGGCTACCCTTTTCCCATGGATCGGGTGACGGTGAACCTTGCCCCCGCTCACATGAAAAAGGAGGGTTCCGGTTTCGATCTTCCTATCGCTGCGGCTATTCTGGCAGCCACCGGCCTCATCGACGCCGGAGCGTTGCAGGATGCCCTGCTCGTAGGGGAACTCTCGCTGGACGGACAAGTGAGGGGGATCGTCGGGACCCTCCCCATGGCCGTCGAAGCCCAACGCCAGGGTCGGTCCGCTTTCTACGTTCCTTCGGAAAATGTTCAGGAAGCCGCCATCGTCCAAGATCTCAACGTCTACGGCATCCAGCACCTATCTCAGTTGGTCGAACTGCTGGCGGGAAGGCTGGAACTGGAACCCCAACGCTTCGCCGCCGGCCGCCTCCTCGACGCCCCCGATCCCGACGGCCCGGACTTGCTCGATGTAAAGGGCCAAGAACACGCCAAGAGAGCCTTGGAAGTGGCCGCCGCCGGCGCCCACAACCTCCTGCTCATCGGTCCGCCCGGTTCGGGCAAGACCATGCTTTCCCAGCGGCTTCCCTCCATCCTTCCCCCGTTGAGTTTCGACGAGGCGCTGCAGACATCCAAGATCTACAGTGTGGCTGGACTGCTGAAAGGCCGTCCGCTGGTCACGCGCCGGCCTTTCCGAAACCCTCATCACACCATCTCCGATGCCGGGCTCATCGGCGGAGGCCATATCCCGCGGCCCGGGGAAGTCAGCCTCGCCCACAACGGCGTACTTTTTCTCGACGAATTTCCCGAGTTTCGCAGGAACATCCTGGACCTGCTGAGGCAACCCCTGGAGGACGGAAGGGTTACCATCGCCAGAGCCAACATGACCCTCACCTATCCCGCCTCCTTCATGCTGGTCGCCGCCATGAATCCCTGCCCTTGCGGCTATGCCGGAGACCCCAACCACGCCTGCCGGTGTTCCGAGCATCACATCCATCGGTACCGAAGTCGCATCTCCGGCCCCATCTTGGACCGCATCGACCTCCATGTCGAGGTCCCCGCCGTCCGCTACGAAGATCTCAAAGGCTCCTCCGCCGGCGAATCTTCGGAAGCCATCCGTCGGCGGGTTGTGAACGCTCGGCAACGCCAACTGGCCCGCCTCTCGACCGAAAAGACTTTCAGCAACGCGGCCATGACCCCCAAACAAATCCACCGCCATTGCCGCCTGGACGAGCACGGGCTCCATATTCTCGAAGACGCCATCCGCCGCCTCGGCTTCAGCGCCCGCGCCTACCACCGCATCCTCAAGGTCTCCCGAACCATTGCGGATCTCGAAGATTCCGAGGACATCCGGCCTCATCATGTGCTCGAAGCCATTCAGTACCGGTCGCTTGACCGGGATCTCTTTTGA
- a CDS encoding glycine betaine ABC transporter substrate-binding protein, which yields MKDTSSLRSGLFCFTILALMSLCVAAGPRVSSAKTIRFLDNSWDTIQVHNRIVGFVAKHGYGYDPDYITSETIPGMAGLMRGDADINMEVWIENVQEAYDKGISSGVLLDLGSNFPDSWQGWLVPTYVIQGDVERGIKPMAPDLKSVFDMPKYWELFKDPEDPSKGRFYSSIPGWKVTELNEQKFKAYGMEEPRVLLYEWEGPKTARHMLQANHNDHAFVLTKNRRLWGLVTRETLRQLIDSGKPSIRDALITDIPTCKPEMLVEELFLLASSSPYPIAVVNEQGRFLGEIDNRTILDSMIQERGSLNVE from the coding sequence ATGAAAGACACGTCCAGTTTGCGAAGCGGCCTTTTTTGCTTCACCATTCTGGCGCTCATGAGCCTCTGCGTTGCCGCAGGGCCCAGAGTTTCGTCCGCCAAGACCATTCGGTTCCTCGACAACAGCTGGGACACCATCCAGGTTCACAACCGAATCGTCGGGTTCGTCGCCAAGCACGGCTACGGCTATGATCCCGATTACATCACCAGCGAGACAATCCCCGGCATGGCTGGGCTCATGCGGGGAGATGCGGACATCAACATGGAAGTATGGATCGAAAACGTACAGGAAGCCTACGACAAGGGAATTTCGTCCGGGGTCCTGCTCGACCTGGGGAGCAATTTCCCCGACAGTTGGCAGGGTTGGCTTGTCCCCACGTATGTGATCCAAGGCGACGTGGAAAGGGGTATCAAACCGATGGCTCCCGACTTGAAATCCGTGTTCGATATGCCCAAGTACTGGGAGCTTTTCAAAGATCCCGAAGATCCTTCCAAGGGACGTTTCTACAGTTCCATCCCTGGCTGGAAAGTCACCGAACTCAACGAACAGAAATTCAAGGCCTACGGTATGGAAGAACCGCGCGTGCTGCTCTACGAGTGGGAAGGTCCGAAAACCGCCCGCCACATGCTCCAGGCCAACCACAATGACCACGCGTTCGTTCTCACCAAGAATCGGAGGCTTTGGGGGCTGGTCACCCGGGAGACACTTCGACAACTCATCGATAGCGGAAAACCTTCCATCAGGGACGCTCTCATCACAGACATTCCCACCTGCAAACCGGAGATGCTGGTGGAAGAGTTGTTCCTACTGGCTTCCTCCAGCCCATATCCCATCGCGGTGGTCAACGAACAAGGCCGTTTTCTGGGTGAAATCGACAATCGGACCATTCTGGACAGCATGATCCAGGAACGAGGGTCTTTGAATGTGGAATGA